A single genomic interval of uncultured Desulfobacter sp. harbors:
- a CDS encoding sigma-54 dependent transcriptional regulator produces the protein MKDILVLTHAEDEWHLISNALSDIGNIRRAPDLNAALAMHTQSPFDLILADIELLAAHPGMPAFSSVNPFVQFIVLCTRSNTRQAIEAVKAGAVGYLLSPVRERDIHLLLPTLNHSRSKDFELDYLRDRFWKTEWLDIIRSKNAGMKKIFENVRSVAPTIATVLLLGETGTGKGTLARLIHWHSRRFEKPFISIHCGAIPDTLIESELFGHEKGAFTGAERKKPGRFEMAEGGTIFLDEIGTISPSAQVKLLQVLQDGTFSRIGGDAVLKANVRIIAATNSDLEDAVSKRIFRKDLFYRLNVFPIEIPPLKERMEDLEYLVDIFLKKLNVKYGKNIQTVHPSVLEGFRDYEWPGNIRELENILERAYILETSTMVTPDNLPIETRTAVIRDIPAPSTGQTLAQARRYAVNACEVSYLTSLLAQTNGRINETAQKAGITPRQLNRLLTRHKLDKKQFKPPKDA, from the coding sequence ATGAAAGACATACTGGTTCTGACCCATGCGGAAGATGAATGGCACCTGATTTCAAACGCCCTGTCCGATATCGGCAACATCCGCCGGGCACCTGATCTCAATGCGGCGCTGGCAATGCATACCCAGTCCCCATTTGATCTGATCCTGGCCGACATCGAACTGCTGGCGGCCCATCCGGGTATGCCGGCCTTCAGTTCGGTCAATCCATTTGTTCAGTTTATTGTACTGTGCACACGGTCCAACACCCGCCAAGCCATTGAGGCGGTGAAAGCCGGTGCTGTGGGATACCTGCTGTCTCCGGTAAGGGAACGGGATATCCATCTGCTGCTTCCCACCTTAAACCACTCCCGTTCCAAGGACTTTGAACTGGATTACCTGCGGGACCGCTTCTGGAAGACCGAATGGCTGGACATCATCCGGTCCAAAAATGCGGGCATGAAAAAGATTTTTGAGAATGTCCGATCTGTTGCCCCCACCATTGCCACCGTCCTGCTGCTGGGCGAAACCGGCACAGGGAAAGGCACCCTGGCCCGGCTGATCCACTGGCACAGCCGGCGATTTGAAAAGCCCTTTATTTCCATCCATTGCGGTGCGATCCCGGATACCCTCATTGAAAGCGAATTGTTCGGCCATGAAAAGGGCGCATTTACCGGTGCTGAACGCAAAAAACCCGGTCGGTTTGAAATGGCAGAGGGCGGCACAATTTTTTTAGATGAGATTGGAACAATATCCCCGTCCGCCCAGGTTAAGTTGCTCCAGGTACTCCAGGACGGTACCTTCAGTCGGATCGGAGGCGATGCCGTTCTCAAAGCCAATGTACGCATCATCGCGGCTACCAATTCAGACCTGGAAGACGCTGTCAGCAAAAGAATATTTCGAAAAGACCTGTTTTACCGTCTCAACGTGTTTCCCATTGAAATTCCGCCCCTTAAGGAACGGATGGAAGACCTGGAATATCTGGTGGATATATTTTTAAAAAAATTAAACGTCAAGTACGGGAAAAATATTCAAACGGTTCATCCGTCTGTTCTGGAAGGATTCCGAGACTATGAATGGCCCGGTAATATCCGGGAGCTTGAGAATATCCTTGAACGCGCCTATATTCTCGAAACTTCCACTATGGTAACGCCCGATAATTTACCCATCGAAACCCGGACGGCTGTGATCCGGGATATACCAGCCCCCAGCACCGGCCAGACCCTGGCCCAGGCGCGCCGGTATGCGGTCAATGCCTGTGAAGTTTCCTATCTGACCAGCCTGCTGGCGCAAACCAACGGCCGAATTAATGAAACAGCACAGAAAGCCGGCATTACTCCCCGGCAGCTCAATCGTCTGCTGACCCGACACAAGCTGGATAAAAAACAATTCAAACCCCCAAAAGACGCCTGA
- a CDS encoding DUF4214 domain-containing protein, translated as MNFKIFFGSLFFFLIFNSSVSAECAFTDYTSGGQEGYLNDAGICITKVHRQVFLLTVECLDSGFNAVIWAGQPRVGDFIDTLGCNAIRVRPYTRRLNDSEELFKGCMVQYKPVFYTDGHKTRQGPRSEHNNWDFSLVGRRNGYCNQPADPNGYGIFPQSSNRQIGQEDNNRSFITSLYRNILDREPDEAGVRHWIGWLKKGKSRQWVMEKFFVSSEYKSRGKNNREFIRDFYQTTKNREPRNDEINTALKQLSQNESRIDFIKKNTKQETEIYKDYRNTGFHLSCKEKHNDENGCCCFTGSHTYHFTKGKVGKIIVKFDTGRKLNCQSKVKFDAHLNGRWVTLSSMMTVSSKGNNTYAPRKISVDVNGIIDGFRLGDDCKCCIDSSEIWLY; from the coding sequence ATGAATTTTAAAATTTTTTTTGGATCTTTATTTTTTTTTCTAATTTTTAATTCTTCCGTGAGCGCAGAATGCGCGTTTACAGATTATACTTCCGGTGGTCAGGAAGGTTATCTAAATGACGCCGGAATATGTATTACTAAGGTGCACAGACAGGTTTTCCTTTTAACGGTTGAATGTTTAGACAGCGGTTTCAATGCCGTTATTTGGGCCGGCCAACCCAGGGTTGGTGACTTTATAGATACGCTTGGCTGCAATGCAATTCGTGTAAGGCCTTATACCAGAAGGCTAAATGATTCTGAGGAACTTTTTAAAGGATGCATGGTTCAATACAAACCTGTATTTTATACGGACGGGCATAAAACAAGACAAGGGCCGCGCTCAGAACATAATAACTGGGATTTTTCTCTGGTCGGCCGTCGGAATGGATACTGTAATCAACCGGCAGATCCTAATGGGTATGGGATTTTTCCCCAATCAAGCAATCGGCAAATAGGGCAAGAAGATAATAACCGTTCATTTATAACTTCTTTATACAGAAACATATTAGATCGAGAGCCGGATGAAGCTGGTGTTCGTCATTGGATTGGATGGCTGAAAAAGGGAAAATCACGTCAATGGGTTATGGAAAAATTTTTTGTTTCGAGTGAATATAAAAGTCGTGGAAAAAATAATCGAGAATTCATTCGTGATTTTTATCAAACTACCAAAAACAGAGAACCAAGAAATGATGAAATAAATACAGCTTTAAAACAACTTTCCCAGAATGAATCTCGCATAGATTTTATTAAAAAAAATACGAAACAAGAAACTGAAATTTATAAAGATTACAGGAATACAGGTTTTCATTTGTCATGTAAAGAAAAGCACAATGATGAAAATGGCTGTTGCTGTTTTACCGGATCACATACATACCATTTTACTAAAGGTAAAGTGGGTAAAATAATCGTAAAATTCGACACCGGTAGAAAACTCAACTGCCAAAGCAAAGTAAAGTTTGATGCACACTTGAATGGCAGGTGGGTAACATTGAGCAGTATGATGACGGTTTCATCTAAGGGAAATAATACGTATGCTCCCCGCAAAATATCCGTTGATGTTAATGGAATAATTGACGGATTTAGATTGGGAGATGATTGCAAATGCTGCATTGACAGCTCTGAAATTTGGCTTTATTAG
- the ppk2 gene encoding polyphosphate kinase 2 yields MHKRTKKSIKQGVLDWLDEELQDTFDEDYELELSGSELSIELKKIYREQHPPTLEGSKYFESLLRLQAELIKMMNWVEHTGEKIAVIFEGRDSAGKGGVIKRITQRLNPRICRVVALNKPTNKEKSQWYFQRYVPHLPSAGEIVLFDRSWYNRSGVDRVMGFASPEQVEQFLKDVPEFERMLVRSGIRLIKYWFSITDEEQHLRFLMRIHDPLKQWKLSDMDIQSRIRWEDYTKAKEETFARTNIPQAPWYIVEGNDKKRARLNCIHHFLDQIPYEEVPYEPLTLPDRKHNPDYERAVLPAELYVPKRY; encoded by the coding sequence ATGCATAAGCGAACAAAAAAAAGTATCAAGCAAGGTGTCCTCGACTGGCTTGATGAGGAACTTCAGGACACCTTTGATGAAGATTATGAACTTGAACTCTCTGGATCGGAACTTTCAATTGAATTAAAAAAGATCTACAGGGAACAACATCCTCCAACCCTTGAGGGAAGCAAATATTTCGAGTCTCTGTTAAGGCTCCAGGCAGAACTGATCAAGATGATGAACTGGGTCGAACACACCGGTGAAAAAATTGCCGTTATTTTCGAAGGACGCGATTCAGCCGGAAAGGGAGGCGTGATCAAACGTATCACCCAGCGGCTGAATCCCAGAATTTGCAGGGTAGTCGCGCTGAACAAACCAACAAACAAAGAGAAATCACAATGGTACTTTCAAAGGTATGTCCCGCATCTGCCTTCCGCCGGAGAAATCGTACTGTTTGACAGATCCTGGTATAACCGGTCCGGCGTGGACCGGGTCATGGGATTTGCGAGCCCGGAACAGGTTGAACAATTTCTCAAGGATGTGCCTGAATTTGAACGAATGCTGGTTCGCTCCGGTATCCGCCTGATTAAATACTGGTTTTCCATCACAGACGAAGAACAACACTTACGCTTTCTCATGCGTATTCATGATCCTCTTAAACAGTGGAAATTAAGCGACATGGATATACAGTCTCGAATCCGCTGGGAGGATTACACCAAAGCCAAGGAAGAGACCTTCGCCCGTACCAATATACCGCAGGCTCCCTGGTATATCGTCGAAGGCAATGATAAAAAGCGGGCCCGCCTCAACTGCATTCATCACTTTCTGGATCAGATTCCCTATGAGGAAGTCCCCTATGAACCCCTCACCCTGCCGGATCGAAAACATAATCCTGACTATGAGCGCGCTGTGCTTCCAGCTGAGCTATATGTACCCAAACGATACTAA
- the ftsH gene encoding ATP-dependent zinc metalloprotease FtsH: MEKKQKVSIWYVILGIWMVLLLQQYIASMFVVEVIPYSRFLELIHENKVAEVAVSLNQIQGTLKKDADGKEKQFRTIRVDPGMSDLLKSSDAVFKGEIESNFMASLMSWIVPTALFFGIWFYLMRYMGKQQTGFMRLGGNKAKIYVQNELNISFNDVAGVDEARQELVEVVDFLKSPGKFSEIGGKLPKGVMLVGPPGTGKTLLAKAVAGESGVPFFSISGAEFVEMFVGLGAARVRELFEQAKLKAPCIIFIDELDALGKARGAGFAGGNDEREQTLNQLLVEMDGFDSTLGVILLAATNRPEILDPALLRPGRFDRQILVDRPDKKGREDILNVHLKNIKVEEPLDVSAIAAMTPGMVGADLANLVNEATLLAVRKNKNSVGMPEFQDAVERVIAGLEKKNRLINPKERRIVAFHELGHALVAMTVPGADPVQKISIIPRGIGALGYTLQVPTEDRFLMSRSELLAKIVTLLGGRAAEQIIFKEVSTGAMNDLARATDIAQSMVKEYGMGESLGNVYYARKRKAQFLDIMPDGAAEYSEQTAQKIDEEVKLIIAQQYERALGILSKQQKTLQQAAEILLKNEKMDAAQIKDLMKTDS, from the coding sequence ATGGAAAAAAAGCAAAAGGTCTCAATCTGGTACGTTATTCTCGGGATATGGATGGTCCTGCTTCTCCAGCAGTATATTGCGTCCATGTTTGTCGTTGAAGTCATTCCCTACAGCCGCTTTCTGGAACTGATCCATGAAAACAAGGTGGCTGAGGTGGCCGTATCGCTCAATCAGATCCAAGGAACGCTTAAAAAAGATGCCGACGGCAAAGAAAAACAGTTTCGCACCATCCGGGTGGATCCGGGCATGTCTGATCTGCTTAAATCCAGCGATGCAGTCTTCAAAGGAGAGATTGAATCCAATTTCATGGCATCCTTGATGTCCTGGATCGTGCCCACAGCCCTTTTTTTCGGGATCTGGTTTTACCTTATGCGTTATATGGGAAAACAGCAGACTGGATTCATGCGTCTTGGGGGAAACAAGGCAAAAATTTATGTCCAGAACGAACTCAACATCAGTTTTAATGATGTGGCCGGTGTGGATGAGGCACGCCAGGAACTGGTGGAGGTGGTGGATTTTCTAAAGAGCCCGGGTAAATTCAGTGAGATTGGTGGCAAACTGCCCAAGGGCGTGATGCTGGTGGGACCTCCGGGAACCGGGAAAACACTTCTGGCCAAAGCCGTAGCCGGAGAAAGCGGCGTTCCCTTTTTTTCCATCAGCGGGGCGGAATTTGTCGAAATGTTTGTGGGCCTGGGGGCGGCAAGGGTTCGGGAACTGTTTGAACAGGCGAAACTCAAGGCACCTTGCATCATTTTCATTGATGAACTTGATGCCCTGGGAAAAGCCAGGGGTGCAGGGTTTGCCGGTGGAAACGACGAGCGTGAGCAGACCTTGAATCAGCTTTTAGTGGAGATGGACGGATTTGACTCCACCCTGGGAGTGATTTTGCTGGCCGCCACCAACCGGCCTGAAATTCTTGATCCCGCACTTCTGCGACCCGGTCGGTTTGACCGGCAGATCCTTGTGGACCGGCCGGATAAAAAAGGCAGAGAGGATATCCTCAATGTCCACTTGAAAAATATTAAGGTTGAGGAACCCCTTGACGTTTCGGCCATTGCGGCCATGACCCCGGGCATGGTGGGTGCGGACCTGGCCAATCTGGTCAATGAGGCGACCTTGCTGGCAGTCCGTAAAAATAAGAATTCGGTTGGGATGCCCGAATTTCAGGATGCTGTCGAGCGTGTAATTGCAGGGCTTGAAAAGAAAAACCGCCTGATTAACCCCAAGGAGCGCCGGATCGTGGCATTCCATGAACTGGGGCATGCCCTGGTGGCCATGACTGTGCCCGGTGCGGACCCGGTTCAAAAAATTTCCATCATACCCAGGGGGATAGGTGCCCTGGGCTATACCCTCCAGGTCCCCACCGAGGATCGTTTCCTGATGAGCCGCAGCGAGCTTCTGGCCAAAATAGTCACGCTTTTAGGCGGGCGGGCCGCAGAACAGATTATCTTTAAGGAGGTTTCCACAGGGGCCATGAACGACCTGGCCAGGGCCACGGATATTGCCCAGAGCATGGTCAAGGAGTACGGGATGGGTGAATCACTGGGAAATGTTTACTATGCCCGTAAGAGAAAGGCCCAGTTCCTTGACATCATGCCGGACGGGGCTGCCGAATACAGTGAACAGACTGCCCAGAAAATTGATGAAGAGGTTAAGCTGATCATTGCACAGCAGTATGAGCGGGCACTGGGGATTCTTTCAAAACAGCAAAAAACTTTGCAACAGGCCGCTGAAATTCTTCTCAAAAACGAAAAGATGGATGCAGCCCAGATCAAGGATCTGATGAAGACAGATTCCTGA
- a CDS encoding gamma-glutamyltransferase — MVTPISRRPLDADLLDPSDRRVVYPQKVGVSAQGMVSTQHYLATQAGNDILEQGGNAIDAAIAAAFALGVVEPAASGLGGQTMMVIHLAEQDRTFCLDGGTRAPNRTPPGALERADQLRGYRATTVPSTPAVLGHALRHYGTKSLEEVLVPAIHNARYGYRISPLQYYLSKRELKYLKLFPSRKFFLKNGERLYPIGSFFKQDVLAQTLETLAKEGVEDFYQGSIAKLIHDDMVANDGLIRDDDLAQIPWPVERQSLVTDIFEKSVHTFGPPGAGRTLIQALNMLEQFDKDLLDPDMPQGVLLLAYVIRKSNLDRSDRPTDPALFAQELELAEDITDLDYAKRVSKRIKQRMFGKGDTTHLSVMDKFGNAVALTQSIERVYGSFTASEKLGFLYNNYMSAFEYQDITHPYYLRPNAVPWASVSPTIIFDNKKPWLAIGSPGSQRIVSAILQVLLRLERGATPFGAVEAPRMHCSITGKVSIEATRMRNDIPELLKSHGFSIDIRDPYSFYLGSVQLVLNQNGEFIGVADPRRDGSAQGPL; from the coding sequence ATGGTGACCCCAATTTCCAGACGACCCCTTGACGCAGATCTCCTGGATCCCAGTGACCGGCGCGTGGTTTATCCCCAGAAAGTCGGGGTGTCCGCCCAGGGCATGGTGTCGACGCAGCATTATCTGGCCACCCAGGCAGGAAATGATATTCTTGAGCAAGGCGGCAACGCCATTGATGCCGCTATTGCCGCAGCATTTGCCCTGGGTGTGGTTGAACCGGCCGCCTCAGGCCTTGGCGGCCAGACCATGATGGTGATTCATCTGGCCGAGCAGGACCGGACCTTCTGCCTGGACGGTGGAACAAGGGCCCCCAACCGTACGCCGCCCGGCGCTTTGGAGCGCGCGGATCAGCTCCGCGGGTACCGGGCCACCACCGTTCCTTCCACACCAGCGGTTCTCGGCCATGCTCTACGGCATTACGGCACCAAAAGCCTGGAAGAGGTTCTGGTACCGGCCATTCACAATGCCAGATATGGCTACCGGATCTCTCCTTTACAGTACTATCTGTCCAAGCGGGAACTGAAGTACCTGAAACTGTTTCCCAGCCGAAAATTCTTTTTAAAAAACGGAGAGCGGCTGTATCCCATTGGATCGTTTTTTAAGCAGGACGTCCTGGCCCAAACATTGGAGACCTTGGCAAAAGAAGGAGTTGAAGATTTCTATCAGGGCAGCATCGCCAAATTGATTCATGATGATATGGTGGCAAATGACGGCCTCATCCGGGATGATGATCTCGCCCAGATTCCCTGGCCCGTGGAACGACAATCCCTGGTAACGGATATATTTGAAAAGAGCGTACATACCTTTGGACCACCCGGAGCCGGACGGACCCTGATTCAGGCGTTAAATATGCTGGAGCAGTTCGACAAAGATCTCCTGGATCCGGATATGCCGCAGGGTGTCCTGCTTCTGGCATATGTCATCCGCAAATCAAATCTCGACCGGTCGGACCGGCCGACAGATCCGGCCCTGTTTGCCCAGGAACTGGAACTGGCTGAAGATATTACCGATCTTGACTATGCCAAACGGGTATCCAAACGGATCAAGCAACGAATGTTCGGCAAGGGCGATACCACCCACCTGTCGGTGATGGACAAATTCGGCAATGCCGTGGCCCTGACCCAGTCCATAGAGCGGGTATACGGTTCGTTTACCGCGTCAGAAAAGTTAGGATTCCTCTACAATAATTACATGAGTGCCTTTGAATACCAGGATATCACCCATCCATACTATCTAAGACCCAATGCCGTACCCTGGGCTTCAGTGAGCCCCACCATTATTTTTGACAATAAAAAACCCTGGCTGGCCATAGGATCTCCCGGTTCCCAAAGAATCGTATCGGCCATATTGCAAGTATTGCTGAGACTGGAGCGCGGGGCGACCCCGTTTGGCGCAGTGGAAGCCCCGAGGATGCACTGTTCAATAACAGGGAAAGTTTCCATTGAAGCGACCCGGATGCGAAATGATATTCCTGAACTGCTGAAAAGCCACGGTTTTTCCATAGATATCCGGGATCCATACTCATTCTATCTGGGTTCGGTCCAGTTGGTGTTGAATCAAAACGGTGAGTTCATTGGTGTGGCCGATCCCCGGCGGGACGGATCTGCCCAGGGACCGTTATGA
- a CDS encoding N-formylglutamate amidohydrolase codes for MTRLPFLISVPHSGLTIPEEVRPLCRLNRDEIRNDSDGGAGVIYSMLKDHVQCFVIADIARAVVDLNRPEDDFSKDGVIKTHTCWDVPIWSSPLPKILCDTLLEKYYFPYHQKLASLAGDPSLVLGIDCHTMAATGPPVGPDPGEERPFINLGNVGNKSCPEKWAMYMVYCFKECFGDNVTLNHPFKGGWITRHYSRLMPWIQIEISRAPFLTDSEKSLNVLSALKMWAEKFHNKADSI; via the coding sequence ATGACCCGGCTGCCGTTTTTAATATCCGTTCCCCATTCAGGGTTGACCATCCCTGAGGAGGTACGGCCCCTCTGTCGACTAAATCGGGATGAAATCCGGAACGATAGTGACGGCGGTGCCGGTGTTATCTATTCTATGCTCAAAGATCATGTTCAATGCTTTGTAATCGCTGATATCGCCCGGGCAGTGGTGGACCTGAATCGTCCGGAAGATGATTTCTCCAAAGATGGTGTCATTAAGACGCATACCTGCTGGGACGTGCCTATATGGTCATCGCCGTTGCCTAAAATATTGTGTGATACACTTCTTGAAAAATACTACTTTCCCTATCATCAAAAATTAGCATCACTTGCCGGCGATCCTTCCCTGGTGTTGGGTATTGACTGCCATACCATGGCGGCAACCGGTCCGCCGGTTGGTCCGGATCCCGGGGAGGAGCGGCCTTTTATCAACCTGGGCAATGTGGGCAACAAATCATGCCCGGAAAAATGGGCTATGTATATGGTGTATTGCTTTAAAGAATGCTTTGGGGATAATGTTACGTTGAACCATCCGTTTAAAGGTGGATGGATCACACGCCACTACAGTCGTTTGATGCCATGGATCCAGATTGAAATATCAAGGGCACCATTCTTGACTGATTCGGAAAAGAGCCTGAACGTATTGTCTGCTCTGAAAATGTGGGCTGAGAAGTTTCATAATAAGGCAGATTCAATATAG
- a CDS encoding ATP-grasp domain-containing protein → MKVAVIYNRESTNVINLFGIPNREKYGLQSIQRILNALKKGGHQAVAIEGDKDLIDRLEEFMPRVIKGELPGMALNLSYGIQGQARYTHVPGILEMVGLPYVGSNPLAHSLALDKVVAKMLFVQNGVPTPEFAVIPTPDSPLPDLEFPLIVKPKNEAVSFGIQVVNNMEDLKKAALAIFKEFGQAVLVEQYIEGREINVGLLGNGPNVETFFPAELIFGNTGPKIYTLEDKKRTSGREVGVQCPADLDDKTIRTAQDIAKRAFEVLGCYDCARVDMRLDKNGNLYILEINSLPSLGARGSYVAAAEAMGMNFTDLINRLIQTASSRYFGTPDPPSLQTQKPEAKDVVFGFLTKNRDLMEKKIESWVSISSRTDDLAGIRTAAEKLDKTLKEIGMKPVADFTDHRDIWTWESPKGFRDGTLFISQLDVPRGLNSGYEYFRRTPEWLFGEGIGSSRAQLVQFEFMLRAMKSVRRFSRTRVGFACYADEGRYCDESAEILTQAAASASRVVVLKPGNVGDFMIVSRRGQQQYRLIVDGKSVKLGQSGRYTDIMKTLYMKLLEISKLNNKKARIGISAVEFKTEAFPERLPHRVQVLIQASYPTATKGRELHSALKKIFKGEGLKWNLVSISERPPMREREVNLQLIKTIQAIAEQWDIPLMTESSLWPSPAGMVPDTVPVACGLGPVAKDLYTSREAVSRISIVQRTLMMAQFLLNTAEE, encoded by the coding sequence ATGAAAGTCGCGGTGATATATAACCGGGAATCCACCAACGTGATTAACCTGTTTGGGATTCCCAACCGTGAAAAGTACGGACTGCAGTCCATACAAAGAATCCTGAACGCCTTGAAAAAAGGAGGGCATCAGGCCGTGGCCATTGAAGGGGACAAAGATCTGATTGATCGATTAGAAGAGTTCATGCCCCGCGTAATAAAGGGAGAACTTCCGGGTATGGCGCTGAACCTGTCTTACGGCATCCAGGGACAGGCGCGGTATACTCACGTACCGGGTATCCTTGAGATGGTCGGACTGCCGTATGTGGGCTCCAATCCCCTGGCCCATTCCCTGGCTCTGGATAAAGTTGTGGCCAAAATGCTGTTTGTTCAGAACGGTGTTCCCACTCCGGAATTCGCGGTGATTCCCACACCGGATTCCCCGTTGCCGGACCTTGAGTTCCCCTTAATTGTCAAACCCAAAAATGAAGCGGTATCTTTCGGTATCCAGGTGGTTAACAACATGGAAGACTTGAAGAAAGCCGCCCTGGCCATTTTTAAAGAATTCGGGCAAGCCGTGCTGGTGGAACAGTATATTGAAGGACGTGAAATCAATGTCGGGCTTTTAGGGAACGGTCCCAATGTGGAAACCTTTTTTCCGGCCGAGCTGATATTCGGGAATACCGGTCCTAAGATTTATACACTGGAGGATAAAAAACGGACTTCCGGCAGAGAGGTCGGCGTTCAATGCCCGGCCGATCTGGATGACAAAACTATTCGAACTGCCCAGGATATAGCCAAGAGAGCATTCGAAGTCCTCGGGTGCTATGACTGTGCCCGCGTAGATATGCGCCTGGATAAGAACGGCAATCTGTATATACTGGAAATCAACTCTCTTCCCAGCCTGGGCGCGCGTGGTTCTTATGTGGCGGCAGCCGAAGCCATGGGCATGAATTTCACAGATTTGATCAACCGTTTAATTCAAACCGCCTCATCCCGGTATTTCGGAACGCCTGACCCCCCCAGTCTTCAAACCCAAAAGCCGGAAGCCAAAGATGTCGTGTTCGGTTTTCTGACCAAAAACCGGGATCTGATGGAAAAAAAGATTGAATCCTGGGTAAGCATCAGTTCCCGCACAGATGACCTTGCCGGCATCCGAACGGCAGCGGAAAAACTGGATAAAACACTCAAGGAGATCGGCATGAAACCGGTGGCCGATTTTACTGATCACCGCGACATCTGGACCTGGGAAAGCCCCAAAGGATTCCGCGACGGTACCTTGTTCATTTCGCAGTTGGATGTTCCCAGGGGCCTGAATTCCGGATATGAATATTTCAGGCGGACACCGGAGTGGCTCTTTGGCGAAGGCATCGGTTCATCCAGGGCCCAGTTGGTCCAGTTTGAATTCATGCTCCGGGCCATGAAAAGTGTCCGGCGATTTTCAAGAACCCGCGTGGGATTTGCCTGCTATGCAGATGAAGGCCGCTATTGCGATGAAAGCGCAGAAATTCTCACCCAGGCTGCCGCAAGCGCCTCCCGGGTGGTGGTTCTCAAACCCGGTAATGTTGGGGATTTCATGATTGTTTCCCGGCGGGGTCAGCAGCAGTATCGGTTGATTGTTGACGGAAAATCCGTCAAGCTCGGACAGAGCGGGCGGTACACCGATATCATGAAAACCCTGTATATGAAACTTCTGGAAATCAGCAAACTGAACAATAAAAAGGCCCGAATCGGTATTTCAGCAGTAGAATTTAAAACAGAAGCGTTTCCCGAACGGCTGCCCCACCGGGTTCAGGTTCTGATCCAGGCCTCTTATCCAACAGCAACCAAGGGCCGTGAACTGCACTCGGCCCTGAAAAAAATCTTCAAAGGGGAGGGGCTCAAGTGGAATTTGGTCTCCATTTCCGAACGTCCGCCCATGCGGGAAAGGGAGGTGAACCTGCAATTGATCAAGACCATCCAGGCCATTGCCGAGCAATGGGACATTCCATTGATGACGGAATCCTCCTTGTGGCCGTCACCCGCCGGCATGGTGCCGGACACGGTACCGGTGGCCTGCGGCCTGGGACCTGTTGCCAAGGATCTGTATACATCAAGGGAAGCGGTTTCAAGAATCAGCATAGTTCAGCGGACCCTGATGATGGCCCAGTTTCTTTTGAACACCGCCGAGGAATAA
- a CDS encoding TraR/DksA C4-type zinc finger protein — protein MSTEIKDHYHETPLMTPQNLACFEKLLDDALNDLQRQVGYVVSELTQEQSRETELIDSTMVHINQSLNFRLHTRKSYLIKKIKDALKRIEDGSYGSCEICGEPISLKRLFARPVTSKCLACKEAEERLESLVS, from the coding sequence ATGAGCACAGAAATTAAAGACCATTACCATGAGACGCCGCTGATGACACCCCAGAACCTTGCCTGTTTTGAAAAGTTGTTGGATGATGCACTCAATGACCTGCAGCGCCAAGTCGGCTATGTCGTATCGGAATTGACCCAGGAACAGTCCAGAGAGACAGAACTCATTGATTCGACTATGGTACACATTAACCAAAGCCTGAATTTCAGGCTTCATACCCGGAAAAGTTACTTGATTAAAAAAATCAAGGATGCCCTCAAGCGGATTGAAGACGGAAGCTATGGGTCTTGTGAAATCTGCGGGGAACCCATTTCACTCAAGCGGCTTTTCGCAAGGCCCGTAACATCCAAGTGCCTGGCTTGCAAAGAAGCGGAAGAACGACTGGAATCCCTGGTGTCCTGA